From the genome of Camelus bactrianus isolate YW-2024 breed Bactrian camel chromosome 33, ASM4877302v1, whole genome shotgun sequence, one region includes:
- the POU2AF2 gene encoding POU domain class 2-associating factor 2 has product MSGYYGVRRSFLSDSDFHSTKQFASDACSPGVAKPLACEPAAGQGHAALLDPCFPEPCGDHRPAALTPGGGAPLFGASALPPLLPPPFPGDSAHFVLRDSWEQTVPEGLSQPDPVPADALQSLAPSMNCLSQLESGSTAQHRSSSWGAPLAGVQPYSLHTLEDLYHTQGYPTPAPYPFTSFMTMSNDPPPKVGPFSPDEGADTSALQDPSPWTKEDGSLTWGAYECRRAY; this is encoded by the exons ATGTCCGGTTACTACGGCGTCCGGAGGTCCTTCCTGTCGGACTCGGACTTCCACAGCACTAAGCAGTTTGCCAGCGACGCCTGCAGCCCGGGCGTGGCGAAGCCCCTCGCCTGCGAGCCCGCGGCAGGGCAGGGCCACGCGGCGCTCCTGGACCCCTGCTTCCCGGAGCCCTGCGGGGACCACCGGCCCGCCGCCCTGACCCCCGGCGGCGGCGCCCCCCTGTTCGGCGCCTCGGCCctgccgccgctgctgccgccgccctTCCCCGGCGATTCCGCGCACTTCGTGCTG AGGGACTCGTGGGAACAGACGGTACCAGAAGGCCTCAGCCAGCCAGACCCCGTGCCAGCCGATGCCCTGCAGAGCCTGGCCCCCAGCATGAACTGCCTCTCCCAGCTGGAGTCCGGGAGCACTGCCCAGCACCGGAGCTCGAGCTGGGGGGCCCCCCTGGCTGGGGTTCAGCCCTACTCGCTGCACACACTGGAGGATCTGTACCACACACAGGGgtaccccaccccagccccctacCCTTTCACCTCTTTCATGACGATGTCCAATGACCCACCACCCAAGGTGGGGCCCTTCTCCCCAGATGAGGGGGCAGACACCTCTGCCCTCCAGGACCCTTCTCCGTGGACCAAAGAAGATGGAAGCCTGACCTGGGGGGCGTACGAGTGCCGCAGAGCTTACTGA